CGCAGGGTAACCTTACAACCGATCGGCCAACCTTCACGGATTTTGAAACCCGCGACGGATTTACGTGCCAAGGTGACAACCGCTTTCTGACCCGCCAGGCGCTCAAGATCCGCCACAGCATTTTCAATCAGCTTCTTGTCACCGACCGCTTCGCCGACACCCATATTCAGGGTGATCTTTTCGATACGCGGCACCTGCATAATGTTCTTGTAGCTGAACTCTTTCTGCAGGGCGGGTACCACTTCCTTACTGTACTGCTCTTTCATGTTAAGCATCGTAACCACCACCGCTTACTGGTTATCGACGACTTCTTTCGTGGACTTGAAAATCCGCACCTTGGCGCCGTCTTCCTT
The DNA window shown above is from Marinobacter sp. SS13-12 and carries:
- the rplE gene encoding 50S ribosomal protein L5, whose amino-acid sequence is MLNMKEQYSKEVVPALQKEFSYKNIMQVPRIEKITLNMGVGEAVGDKKLIENAVADLERLAGQKAVVTLARKSVAGFKIREGWPIGCKVTLRGERMWDFFDRLVHIAVPRIRDFRGLNPKSFDGRGNYSMGVREQIIFPEIEYDRVDKIRGLDITITTTAGTDDEGRELLKAFGFPFKK